The genomic interval ATTGagctggaacgtccattttggttgactgcCGGTAATGTGACTGACTGAGGCGTCGACTCTGGTACCTTCGGCATGGTGTTCAAATGGGGCAATATATACACGAATAAGTATGATGGCACAGTTAAGCAGAAACAACcgtgatatgaccgaaataatgaTGAAAACGATCAAGCAACCAAACAAACCCAAGAAGCGATCGAGACCAAGGTTCAAGGTTGAATGTACAGATTGTACACACCACTACTTAGCCTTGTTTCTCCAACTTTTATGttcattgagtgagtgagtgagtgcttggggtttaacgtcgtactcaacaatttttcagtcatatgacgacgaaggaatcattagggtgcatgcacgtgtaatgtgcctccttgttgcaggacggatttccaccgctcttttatttagtgctgcttcactgagacgacttaccgaaggcaagtaagccgccccgcccgagccattatactgatacgggtcaaacagtcgttgcactatccccttcatgctgagcgccatgcgaggaagttacaacttcctcttttaaagtcttaggtgtgactcgatcaaggattgatcctggatctaccggtcccgaagcggacgctctaccaactgtgctatccgggccggtctttATGTTCATTGAAGCCTTTAACCTAAATTTCATGACTTTTCTTGAAAAACAACCAGCGTTTACCTTCGCTTGTACACAAACAATTTTCCGGTTGCACTGACTCTTAAATTTCTAAGACCAAAACCTGTCTGGAGGCACACACACATTCCACTATGTGGGGGTTTACAGGGGTTGAATTAGGGGCGGAAACGTGAACTCATCCCGGCTCCATCCCAGGACGGTCCAGGCTCCTGTATGAAGTGGAACGCGCCAAGCTGTCGGTCACAGTTTAGTGATAGATGTTGGTGAATTCTCTGACATCCGGGTACTTGACTCTCCTGAGGCAGTGACTAACGTGCGATGcacgaggtgaaagataacatgcgAAGCTAAAGGGAAATGCAAAACAATAAACGATACCCTGAGAAGAATAACTCATAACTACTGAAAttagtaagaaaaaaaaaaacagaaaggcaAGGGTTGCGTAAATTGAAACTGAATAAACTTCAAGAAGTCCTAGTTTTGGACTTTGTGTATGTCACTGTCAAGCTGAACATTGTGTTAACTCCCATGTGTTATTTAGACatcttggggcctccgtggctcagttggttagcgcgctagggcagcgtaatgacccaggaacctctcaccaatccggtcCCTGTgggttcaagttcagctcatgctggcttcctctccggccgtacctgggaagttcctccagcaacctgcggagggtggcgggtttcctccgggctctgcccattttcttcccaccataatgctagccgccgtcgtataagtgaaatattcttgagtatgacgtaaaacactcTGCTGTAGCCGTTTATATCGCGTTACCTGCAGGGCGCACAAGGAGGTAGCGATCTGCGTGTAAATTAACAGACATGCACTTTTGTCataaaagtgacaaaatgtaaaacatactTACTTCCAAATTAACGTTatacaacacacaaaaaaatacagaataaaagTTATGTATACACTCACCCATTCGTTGACAAACGGTGAAGcagaatgtttgttttttttactttaaattagGATGTATGCTTATTAATACATTTTGCAActtttgttacaaaaatagaAACTGTAAGTGGCCACTTATGTCAGTTTTCAAATTGTAGTACGTGGCAATTAGTCATACATAGCTGAGCGGAGATCATCCATTTGAAAATCTTCAACACCACGAGGAACTTTCATCGCTTCATTATGACATTGTTAAAGCTGCAGATCTTGGCACAACCCATTTTATGGCTTCTAGTCTAGATAAGTTCCTGTTCGCTCTTTAATGATGGTTCGTGATATTCATCTCTTCACGCTCACAGACTGATGAGATTCCGGAGATTCCGCTGAaataaccacatacatgtatgtgttacctgTGTACGTAAAACAGTAATTACGATCAAGAAAGTGTACAACGTACGATACAGCGGCACATGGCTTTGTGATACAGTGCTCTACTCTCAGACTAAGGCATTCTAgttgtgggttcaatcccgactCCCGATTTCACGCACACTGTTTTCCCCGCATAGTTTGTTTTTCCGTTTATTCGATACAGTCTGTTTTTCCGATTAATCCATAtaatgtgtttttctgtttattcCATGCAGTGTGTCTTTCCTTTTATTTTATATAGCGTGTTGTTGCGTTTATCCCATATAACCGCATGTTAATTCTGTTTATTCCATACAGCTCTTTGTTCTGGTTATTCCATACAGCTCTTTGCTCTGTTTGTTCTATACAGCTCTTTGCTCTGTTTGTTCTATACATACGCTTATTCCGTTTATCCCATACATCCGCTTATTCCGTTTATCCCATACAGCCGCCTATTCCGTTTATCCCATACATCCGCTTATTCCATTTATCCCTTTACAGCTGCTCATTCCGTTTATCCCATACAGCCGCTTATTCCGTTTATCCTATACAGCCGCTTATTCCGTTTATCCCATACAGCCGCTTATTCCATTTATCCCGTACGACCGTTTATTCTGTTTCTCCCTTACAGCCGCTTATTCCGTTTATCCCATACAACCGCTTATTCAGTTTACAACATACAGCCGCTTATTCAGTTTATCCTATACAGCCGCTTATTCCGTTTATCCCATACAGCCGCTTACTCCATTTATCCCATACAGCCGCTTATTCCGTTTATCACATACAGCCGGTTATTCTGTTTATCCCATACAGCCGCTTATTTTGTTTATCCCTTTACAGCCGCTTATTCTGTTTATCCCATACAGCCGCTTATTCCGTTTGTCCCAAACAGCCGCTTATTCCGTTTATCCCATACAGCCGCTTATTCCGTTTATCCCATACAGCCGCTTATTCTGTTTATCCCTTTACAGCCGCTTATTCTGTTTATCCCACACAGCCGCTTATTCCGTTTGTCCCAAACAGCCGCTTATTCAGTTTATTCCATACAACCGCTTATTCAGTTTACCACATACAGCCGCTTATTCTGTTTATCCCATACAGCCGCTTATTCCGTTTATTCCCTACCATCCTCTTATTCCCTTTGTCCCATACGGCCGCTTTTTCCGTTTATCCGATACAGCTGCTTATTCCATTTATCCCATACATCCGCTTATTACATTTATCCGATACAGCTGCTTATTCCATTTATCCCATACATCCGCTTATTCCGTTTATCCGATACAGCTGCTTATTCCATTTATCCCATACATCCGCTTATTCCGTTTATCCGATACAGCCGCTTATTCCATTTATCCCATACATCCGCTTATTCCGTTTATCCGATACAGCCGCTTATTCTGTTTATTCCCTACAACCCTCTTATTCCGTTTATCCCTTTACAGCTGTTCATTCCGTTTATCACATACAGCCGGTTATTCTGTTTATCCCATACAGCCGCTTATTCCATTTATCCCTTTACAGCTGCTCATTCCGTTTATCACATACAGCCGGTTATTCTGTTTATCCCATACAGCCGCTTATTCCGTTTATTCCCTACCATCCCCTTATTGCCTTTGTCCCATACAGCCGCTTATTCTATTTATCCCATACAGCCGCTTATTCCGTTTATGCCATACAGCCGCTTATTCCGTTTATCCCATACGGCCGCTTTTTCCGTTTATCCCATACAGCCGCTTATTCTGTTTACCACATACAGCCGCTTATTCCGTTTATCCTATACAGCCGCATATTCCGTTTATCCCATACATCCGCTTATTCCGTTTATCCTATACAGCCGCTTATTCCGTTTATCCCATACAGCCGCTTATTCCGTTTATTCCCTACCATCCCCTTATTCCGTTTATCCGATACAGCTGCTTATTCAGTTTACCACATACAGCCGCTTATTCCGTTTATCCCATACAGCCGCTTATTCCGTCTATCCCATTCAACCACTTATTCCGTTTTCTCCCACACAGCCGCTTGTTCTGTTTActacatacaatatacatttatttcatacagcCGGTTATTCAGATTATTCCATACAGTCTGTTTTTCCGTTTCTTCTATACAATGTGTTTTTCCGTTTATTCTATACAATGTGTTATTCCGTTTATTCTATTAAGTGTGTTATTCTGTTTATTCCATACAGTCGCTTATTCCGTTTATCCCATACAGCCGCTTATTCCGTTTATCCGATACAGCTGCTTATTCAGTTTACCACATACAGCCGCTTATTCCGTTTATCCCATACAGCCGCTTATTCCGTCTATCCCATTCAACCACTTATTCCGTTTTCTCCCACACAGCCGCTTGTTCTGTTTActacatacaatatacatttatttcatacagcCGGTTATTCAGATTATTCCATACAGTCTGTTTTTCCGTTTCTTCTATACAATGTGTTATTCCGTTTATTCTATTAAGTGTGTTATTCTGTTTATTCCATACAGCCGCTTATTCCGTTTATCCCATACAGCCGCTTACTCCATTTATCCCATACAGCCGCTTATTCCGTTTATCACATACAGCCGGTTATTCTGTTTATCCCATACAGCCGCTTATTTTGTTTATCCCTTTACAGCCGCTTATTCTGTTTATCCCATACAGCCGCTTATTCCGTTTGTCCCAAACAGCCGCTTATTCCGTTTATCCCATACAGCCGCTTATTCCGTTTATCCCATACAGCCGCTTATTCTGTTTATCCCTTTACAGCCGCTTATTCTGTTTATCCCACACAGCCGCTTATTCCGTTTGTCCCAAACAGCCGCTTATTCAGTTTATTCCATACAACCGCTTATTCAGTTTACCACATACAGCCGCTTATTCTGTTTATCCCATACAGCCGCTTATTCCGTTTATTCCCTACCATCCTCTTATTCCCTTTGTCCCATACGGCCGCTTTTCCCGTTTATCCGATACAGCTGCTTATTCCATTTATCCCATACATCCGCTTATTACATTTATCCCATACATCCGCTTATTCCGTTTATCCGATACAGCTGCTTATTCCATTTATCCCATACATCCGCTTATTCCGTTTATCCGATACAGCCGCTTATTCTGTTTATTCCCTACAACCCCCTTATTCCGTTTATTCCTTTACAGCTGCTCATTCCGTTTATCACATACAGCCGGTTATTCTGTTTAACCCATACAGCCACTTATTCCATTTATCCCTTTACAGCTGCTCATTCCGTTTATCACATACAGCCGGTTATTCTGTTTATCCCATACAGCCGCTTATTCCGTTTATTCCCTACCATCCCCTTATTGCCTTTGTCCCATACAGCCGCTTATTTTGTTTATCCCTTTATAGCCGCTTATTCTATTTATCCCATACAGCCGCTTATTCCGTTTATGCCATACAGCCGCTTATTCCGTTTATCCCATACGGCCGCTTTTTCCGTTTATCCCATACAGCCGCTTATTCTGTTTACCACATACAGCCGCTTATTCCATTTATCCTATACAGCCGCATATTCCGTTTATCCCATACAGCCGCTTATTCCGTTTATCCGATACAGCTGCTTATTCCGTTTACCACATACAGCCGCTTATTCCGTTTATCCCATACAGCCGCTTATTCCGTCTATCCCATTCAACCACTTATTCCGTTTTCTCCCACACAGCCGCTTGTTCTGTTTActacatacaatatacatttatttcatacagcCGGTTATTCAGATTATTCCATACAGTCTGTTTTTCCGTTTATTCTATACAATGTGTTATTCCGTTTATTCTATTAAGTGTGTTATTCTGTTTATTCCATACAGTCGCTTATTCCATTTGTTCCATACAACGGCTTAGTCTCTTTCCGTGTATTCCATACGGCCTGTTTTACCATTTATTCCATACAGAATGATTTTCCGTTTATTCCATACAGTCTGTTTTTCGACTATTccatagtcttttttttttttttggtttattccacacaatctgtgttttcgattaTTCCATGCAACTTTTTTCCATTTATTCTATACAGATTGATATTGCTTTTACCACATGCGGCCGCTTTTTCCGTTCATACCACTTATTCTATTGTTGGATAAGCGAGTTTCTTTAGATGCATGTGTTTACCCTTAACATATAGGCCGGCAAAAGACAACGATCTCAGCTGATAGGCCATTCATTAATTCTGCTTGCCgtttgattttgacatcaacGAAAACAAAGGCGACCATGTCTCTGACTAAACTGATACCTAGCTACTGCATGATGCTCGTTTTCTCTAACGACCAAGCCACTCCAAATAACAGGACCCTTAAACATTTGAAAACTTACCAGAAGGCAAAACATGAAACGGaatcacatgcatgtatgggTAGAAACGTGATCAATTGATTATTCTGTTGTTGCGCCTGCACTGAAATTGAAAATGACCCATGTCGTTAACAACTACCCGCTATTAGTACGTGGCGGATAGGAGTGTCAATAAGATGTGTCATCCTGGGCCATGGGCGTGGTATACCCTCGCCATGCCACGCCCACTTAACGCATGGTAATGCTGACAGAAAATGCCTTCCATGGCTGCGTTGTTTATGTTAGGCCTTTCAACCATAACCAGTCCAGATCTGTCAAGAGGAATGGACACAAAGTATAAATTGTGGGATTCATCGTTCAGATCCTTCATTAGTGTAAAAAGCACATGTATTTACGTAACGTCATAATGGTACGCGCAGCATTCTGGTCGATATACAAGCTATCCTGATTAGAATTATCGGAAAACTATTTTTTCTCTTGTTGAATGGTTAAGGTGGAAAGAGAAGGTCAAGACGTGCCCTAGAAGCAGGTATCTATAGAGGACGCATGTCACTCGCTTGAAGCAGAAAACTGCCGCAAGAACCAACCGCTGTGTGTGAACCATTTGCTGCATGAACCGACTGTTGAGTGAACCGTTTGCTGCTTGAACCAACCGCTGCATGAGCCATTTACTGCTTGAACCAACGGCCGCGTGAACCATTCGCTGCTTGAACCAGCCGCTGTACGAACTATTTGCTGCATGGACCAACCACCGTGTGACCCATCCGCTGCATGAATCATTCGCTCTTGAACCAACCGATGTACAAACCATTTGCTGCGTGAGTCAATTACTGCTTGAACCAACCGCTGTATGAACCAACCACTGTATGAACCATCCGCTGTATGAACCAATCACTGTATGAACCACCCGTTGTATGAACCTACCACTTTATAAACAATCCAAATGTACGAACCATCTGCTGTGTAAACCATCAATTCTATGAACCATCTTCTGCCTGAACCAGCTGCTGTATGAACCATCTCTTGTATGCGCCAACTGCTGTGTAAACCATTTGCTGCTTGAACCAACCGCTGTATGAATCATCCGCCCTATGACCCATCTGCTGTATACACCGACCGCTTTATGAACAACTACTGTGTGAACAAATCCCTGTATGAACCATCCGCTCTATGAACCATCCGCTCTATGAACCATCTGTTGTATGAACAACCACTGTGTGAGCCACAAGCTAATAAACCAAAAGCTGTATGAGCCATAAGCTGCTTAAACCATCTGCTGTTTCCAACATCTGCAGCATGAACCAACTGCTGTATCCACCATCTGTAAATAGAACCAACCGCTGTATAAACCACTTACTGCGTGAACTGTATTAAAACCATTCTCTTTATAAACAATTTCCACCATTACAATCTGATGTACGGTATTTACTATATGCTGGATAATATGGTACGACCATTGTTGAGTGGATTAACGATGCCTTCATACTTGTGCAACGCTTTTGACGTGTCTGACGCCTTTAAAAGAGTGTAACACCAACAGATGTGTGTAACGCCCACAGATATGTGTGACGCCTTTAGACGTATGTGTCGAGAAAATACCACGAGATATAACCACAAGTTGCAAATTTGGACAAGATTCTTAATTTCAGTGGAATTAACGATTTATTTACGAACGCGACAAGACAACATAAGCAAGTATTTCACCATTACTGGGCAGTCAAAATGTGGGCATGGACACTGGTAAATTATGGCACTGTGTTGAGGGTCTTGTTAAAACTGTCCAGCAAGTGTACAGCATGTGTGCCGTTTCTAATGTGATCGCATGCAGACCGTGACGAGGGCCTTGTTAAAACTGTTCAACCAGTTTACATCATTATGCGAGTTCTCAATATGACCTTGTGCAGGTTGTGTTGAGGGCCTTGTTAAAACTGTTCAGCCAGTTTAGAGCATGTTGCGAGTTCCTAATATCCAGGAACGCCGACCTGGTTTACCTTCTTGTTAAAACTGTTCAGCCAGTTTAGAGCAAATTGCGAGTTCCCAATATCCAGGAACGCCGACCGAGTTTACCTTCTTGTTAAAACTGTTCAGCCAATTTAGAGCAAATTGCGAGTTCCCAATATCCAGGAACGTCGACCGGGTTTACCTTCTTGTTAAAACTGTTCAGCCAGTTTAGAGCAAATTGCGAGTTCCCAATATCCAGGAACGCCGACCGAGTTTACCTTCTTGGTAAAACTTTTCAGCCAGTTTAGAGCAAATTGCGAGTTCCCAATATCCAGGAACGCCGACCGAGTTTACCTTCTTGTTAAAACTGTTCAGCCCATTTAGAGCAAATTGCGAGTTCCAAATATCCAGGAACGCCGACCGGGTTTACCTTCTTGTTAAAACTGTTCAGCCAGTTTACAGCCTATTGCGAGTCCCTAATATAAAGGAACGCCGACCGAGTTTACCTTCTTGTTTAAAGTGTTCAGCAAGTGTAGAAAATACTGAAAGTTCCAAATATAACAGTGCACGGCCGTGCTGAGGGTCGTCTTTAAACTGTTACAGCCAGTATACAGCATGATGGGAATTGCCAATATGACCCTGTTAATTGTCTTGTTAAAACTGTCCCACCAgagtaaaacattcttcagGTTCCCAGTATATGACAATATGAGCGTGCTGTGAGTCTTGTTAAAACTGTTACAGCCATTGAAAAGCATGATGGGAATTGTCAATAGGATCGCGTGCAGGCCGTGTTAAGGATTAATATGGCCGTGTACCGGCCATGTTGAGGGTTGTGTTAAAACTGTCAAGCCACTGTATTATGGGGGTTCACAATATCACTGGCAACGTCACGGACATTTGGAACACCTGGAACTACACGAATATCGTCAAGCTTGTGTTTTTCATCCTGGTGTGTTTGGCAACTTTGTTATTGAACAGCGCAGTTATGTTGGCTATCATACGTAACCGATCTCTCCGGACACCCACGAACTACTTCTTGTTCTCGCTGTCCATAGCTGACATTCTTACCGCTTTGCTAACCTTGCCCGGTCACTTACTTGGTGAGTTTGAGGTATTGCACGGCCACGAACTCGCTTGCGTCGCCGTCAACTCGCCGACGTTCGTGTTGCCCTGCGCCGCCTTGCTCAGCCTGGTCGCCGCCAGCGTCGAACGTTACATCGCCTTGATCTATCCGCTCCGCTATCCAACGCTCGTCTCCTCCCGGAAAATCATCACGGTCATTGTCGCCGTGTGGTTGTACGCCTTGCTACTCGGCATTCTCCCTATAGCAGGGGTGAACAACATTCGGGAGAGAGCGGCAATGAATCATGTTCTCCCGGCTTGCAACTTGCTGAGGGTCACCCCGGGAAAGTACATGGGGTTTGTGACGCTCTCAACATACATTCCTGGGATGCTCGTGCTAGCCTACGTCAACTTCCGGGTGTTCCGAATCGCGCACAAACAGCGCCGTCTGGTGGCCGCGCAGTACAGTCAGGTCCAAGGCGCCGTTCTGCCGGAAACTAAACGTAAGGTCGTGATATTCGTCTTATTCGTCCTCGGCCACGTTTACGTAGCCTCTCACTTGCCGATTCTCATAGCGATGGCGATCGACTATCGGTTCTACCAGATAAATATCGTAACAGAGGTACACGTTCCATTTGAGATCTACGTTCTGTCGACTTGCTTGTTGGTCCTCTGTCCCATTGCCTACCCTCTTATTATGGCCTACGGGAATCGGGATGTCCGGGCTGCGGTCCGCCGTCTGTGCGCACGTCGGAACCAGGAAAGACAACTGTGGGAGACAACTGTGACTGAATTTCGAGTACCGGTAATGAATTCCACTGTTCAACCGCAAGTAAAGTACATTACAGAGATGGCCACAAGATTACCTTCGTGACAGTATTGCTTGATAATAGGGTGCTACTAGTGTTGAATGACTGCAGAGAAAATGAGCGAGAAGTGAAACAGACTTCTGAATGAAATTAACTGAAAATTTCCATGTCGTACACCGTGTGATCAAATCAATGCACAACCGTGTATTTCAGGTCGCTGTAAACCATGTATATTCCTTCAATATGATATGAAGTGCGCCAGTAACTTTCCAGAAGTCAGTAGTTTATCCTCGATCCGGTTTCCTACAGCCATAAAATTGACCAcaaatatataagtgaaaagttcttgagtgtggcgttaatcaacaaccaaataaataaataagtaaacaaataaatagatagtaaataaataaataaatcgtatatGGAAGTCTTCAACGGTTACTTGCTaaaggtcgtgggtttacctCGCCTCTCCGATTTCCCCCTCTAATAAAATGACTACCTCTTTTTTATGTGATTCACAAGTACGAGACTACCAAACGCTGACACAGGATCCATATACGGGCATAAAAGCAATAGTgccaaaaataaaaacgaaaatTTCGAGCCATATTTAAAATGTCTTAATTAGTCTTTCATTTACACATATTTCTTTTAGAAAATGACGAGAAACTTACTGACAGACTGACGGATTGACGAACAGACTGACGGCTTCACAGACatactgacagactgacagattgaCAGACTGACGGACTGACGGATTGGCAGACTGACGGAGTGACGGATTGGCTGGCAGACTGACGGATTGACAGATTGACGGACTGGCAGACTGACAGACTGGCGGACTGACACGCAGGCTGGGGGtttgacagactgacagactgacggATTGATAGATTGACGGACTGAGGGACAAACATGCGGGTTGACCAACAGACTGACGAATTGATAGACAGACTGATGGGTTGACAGACAAACTGATGGATTGACTGACTGACGGTTTGACGGGCAGACTGTCGGATTGACAGACTTACAGATTGACGTATTGGCGGATTGACAAACTGACAGACTGTCGGATTGACAGACTTACAGACTGACGTATTGGCGGATTGACAAACTGACAGACTGTCGGGTTGACAGACTGACGGATTGACAGTTTGACGGACTGACAGACTGACCGACAtatccatgacaacatacagtgatgAAATAGTCGCTATGGTAATTGCAAGTAACGCAACGCTGCAACAGCTTTGAAGAACCTAGGCGACACTATCGGTGACCTTAATCTTGAAAGCAAATTcgaaataaaataatgtctaCCACTGTCAATCGTTGCGATACCTTAATCGTCTCCAAACATATACCGATACTGACAGTTTGTCTCATGGTGTCTTTTGTTCTCCAAACTAATTGTTTTTTCGCGGAGTTACAATGAAATTCTTAAAAGCACC from Liolophura sinensis isolate JHLJ2023 chromosome 3, CUHK_Ljap_v2, whole genome shotgun sequence carries:
- the LOC135463339 gene encoding adenosine receptor A1-like, translated to MGVHNITGNVTDIWNTWNYTNIVKLVFFILVCLATLLLNSAVMLAIIRNRSLRTPTNYFLFSLSIADILTALLTLPGHLLGEFEVLHGHELACVAVNSPTFVLPCAALLSLVAASVERYIALIYPLRYPTLVSSRKIITVIVAVWLYALLLGILPIAGVNNIRERAAMNHVLPACNLLRVTPGKYMGFVTLSTYIPGMLVLAYVNFRVFRIAHKQRRLVAAQYSQVQGAVLPETKRKVVIFVLFVLGHVYVASHLPILIAMAIDYRFYQINIVTEVHVPFEIYVLSTCLLVLCPIAYPLIMAYGNRDVRAAVRRLCARRNQERQLWETTVTEFRVPVMNSTVQPQVKYITEMATRLPS